TTTTTCACTCGATGTGACTTCGCTGATGTTAGTTTGAGAGGCAATCTTAAGTTCTACAGCGCTAAGTTCATAGATATTCTCAAATTTATTCATCATTATAAAATGAATTTATCCATCCGTTTTTTGGGCACTCCGCCATAGTGGGGAGGAGCCACATAGTTGataggaaacaacaacaacaacaacaacaacaacaacaacaacaacaacaacaacaacaacaacaacaacaacaacaacaacaacaacaacaactttgAAGATCTCTGCGACAAACACTTCCGGTGCGTTAGCTGCCGCCGAGAGCACTGCTTGGCTAGAAGTGTCTTTTCATGGTTCTCCGCGTGTCAGGTTTGTTTACTCGGTACGAGGATTGTCTCCTTTCGGCATGGCTCTCGCAACGGGCGTTTCGGCAGCCGGGACGAGGCGCTTCTGTCTTGACAGCACCATTATTGGAAAACTGATATCGGTGTATCAGGCGCGGGCCGCTGCAGGCTGGCGTGCTACGTAGAGTTTCATACAgtaattgctagagggaactctggtgctagtatatacgggagctgcaatcggggcGGTTCAGTTAGCGTGCGAATTTGAAGGTTCGTCATTCTGAACAGTGTGCTTTGTATTACATATTTAAACCAACAGTGTTATGGTTGTCCGACGGCAGCAATCGAGCACGGGACCTCTAGCACAGCTAGAAGCCCGATATTGCAACCACTAGGCCACGGGCTCATGCACCGACAAGCAGCACGTATGATCGCTTTGAAATTAAGGACAGTGAAGACAggcaaagcgtaataaacaaaggcacaagaacgtctgaatccacacgTACGAAGATCAGACAAGTCCAGGTATTTCACATCATTCCAATGGTGATTGAACGATCGCAGCGTCAGAGTTCTATTtagtaattattgcatgaaactatATGGCGTGCTATTCTGGACATAGCAATATTCCCTGATATTGTAGAAtttgccatcttgtcagctcATACATTTAAGGTCTAACGCTGATCTCGACAGCAGGGGTCGCTCCGGTATAGTTGACGAAGAGTCGCAGTTGCACTCTAAGCCTTAGTCtctcgtggtccgtaaacttttgcggtcgACTGTGCATCTCTCTGCGCCATATCTTTATTCCTAGAAAACTAGGGGagattgttgaaaaaaaaaaaggcaatgcgaTGTATTTCGCACGCGACCGCAAGGAAAATGACACAGTCTCGTATCCTGTCGTTTTCTGTGTTACCCATACGAAAGTTTgcgttgtttctttttatgaacaACGTTGGCAAACCAAAGTATGCAGTTTTGCACAACTGTGAAGTGTAGAAGTatagttaataaaaaaaaaatgcttgagcTACGGTATTCAGCTGCCCTACTTGAATGGCATTGCAGGGTCAGGTTCATTGTCGTTGATTATCTTCATTACACGTAGCAAATCCATTATAATGGAATGGATAATTTTTTTAAGCGCTGTTGAaaatttgcttttgttttcttgtgcACAATAGTTCTTAATAAATGATAATAACGTGCACAAATGCACTGGGCGGAGTAATGTGTTTATTTCTTGCCCTATAATTAGTGCTACTTGCCATGACAGTTCTTTGAATTCCCATTGATTCATTGCTATTATTTCACTCGAGCCTTTCCGGTGTGTCATCTTGttggtttctctttctttctcttgttcgTAATTTCCATTTCTATGTTTTCAATATCCTTTCCTAATGAAGTGCATGTCAAGCGTAGCGTCCCTTTACCGCCCCTATGCGAGCCTGGTGATTCCCTGGTTTCATTTTCTATTCGATCTTCCTTGTTACAAAGAAAGAGGAGCTGTCCGGAGTCGGATTCGAATCAAGGCCCGGAAGTCCGGGGAGGGACATTGGACCGCTGGGCCACCCTGACTGGACGTGAACTGatagagagaagtggttctttatGAGGAAGGGAAAGGTTGACACtgtcttctgcagcccttgaggGAACACGACTCAGTGCCAAACCAGAGCAGTGCTAATCCCACTGCTCTTTGCTTCGCCAGTTCAAAATATGTGAGCCACTGTGAGAAGTGGAATTCGAACCCGTGCCCGGAAGGCCTTAACGCAGCGCTTTTGATCGTTCGGCTAACATGACTTTTCAATTTCTTCATTTTTGAATATTTCCACTTACAACAGAGAAGAATTCACGTCTTGGAATTAAACAAACGCACACTTGGTTACATTGTTCTATAAGGAGATTGGTTCTTCGTGGCGTGTTGGATTGGTAAGGTTCTTATGTTAGCAACTGATCGAACATAGCTAACCATTCTGCGACAATTCTGCCCTGAAGACATCTGAGATGTACATAATGCCCTGCTTAAATTGCACTTTTGCCGGCTGTGGTTTAACATGCTCGTGTCTTACATCCGTCCGCGTATTTCATATGCTAAAAATTatctggttttacgtgccaaaaccactttctgattatgaggcgcgccgtagcggaggactccggaaattttcaccaccaggggttctttaacgtgcaactaaatctaagtacacgggtgttttcgcatttcgcccccatctaaatgcggccgccgtggccgggattcgatcccgcgacctcgtgctcagcagcccaacaccatagccactgagcaaccacggcgggtctttcaTATGCTGTGCGTTGTCAACGACATCAGCAAATCACAAAGCATGACCCCTGTCTGGTCAAAGGGCAAGAATCGGATCCCGTAAGGCGCAAGCGAAAATTCCTTTTTGAGTGTCCTCTGTAAAATgcccttccccccccctccccccgtcttGGAAAACAGAGCCAGAGCAGTCTAAAAAATTATGTTCGACAGTTTTCGGTTTGTAACATATTTAACATTAATActccaaaaataaaacaaaactttACTTCGGCCAAGATTTTACAGGGAACGTGCCGGTGGGCAGAAGGAAGAAAAATGTCTTAGTCGATGCTCGGACAGACCTCTTCCTGAAGCGCTTTGTTTGGTTTAGCTTTCAATGAGACCACTGTGGCCAATCAccctcgtgggtacgagccatgttttgaggcagcaGCACCAATAAAACAACATTAACGCGATTCACAACATCAAGTTCTGGTTCTAATACATAAATGGAGCGACAGAAAGGCACAGGACACATAAGATCAAGCAAGTCTCTATACAATTTCTTTGGAAGACAGACGAGATCTATTCCgtagaaaagtgtttttttttactaagcGAAACGCATCCATGACTTTCTCCATAAATAATTTCACCGGAATGTGCTCGGCAGATTATGATGACACTATACACTCCGGTAACGCATTACTAACAAATCCActtgaaaaaaaaggaactctGGAGGAAACCATCACCTTGATATCTTAAGAAAAAGAACCGCGGAACATCCTGCTGAGAAATAAATTTGACAACTCCTGCCCTCCATTTTTTAACGAAATGAAATAAGTTTAGACGACTAGTACGCTCCCAATACGATCCCCAGATAAAAGCAGCAAACAGTCTGTGTAAACGTTTGCGTGGATATTCTTGCATTGCAGCACCCTCGCAGCATATGGAACACACTTGTTACAATGAACATATTACGCACAGTTGCTCGTGTAAAAATCTAAAGATCGTGTCAGCCTCACTTTGTTGCTTGTGATCAAACAAGTTCGACTTCATCCGTCCATTGTTCTTCGGTTTCGCGACAGTATTGAGGCGGGACACCAAGGTATTAAACGAAGGACGTTTGTCACAAGTACGTATACCATAATAAGCATACTGGAAACTAGTGATGCGCATTCTGGGAAGATAGAAATCAATATCAGTAACCTTTATACCTTCAAATTTTCAAATTGTATCGCGCGTGCGTCCCGTTCACCGTGTCAGAATCCTAGGGCATTTTCGCCGACTAATGGCGCTCCCAGTTAAGATGCAAAACGTTTTTGCTTCGTTAATAGCACTTCCGTTGCTTCCTTGAGTTTGGCAGACGATGGCGATGTCGCCTGCGTACGATGGCATTTTAATTTCGTGCGGCAATGGCCGCATACCTCTTCGTTGCTGAAAATTTTTAAACAGAACAGTTGAATATATCGAACCGTTCTGGCTGGGCATATAGGCCGAGCATTCTTGACGCCACACGGGACTTTACTGGGATTGCTTTACTAAGTTTATTGTTAACAATAAGCTTAGCAGTGTAGTTCTTATACGCCATTtttgtgcattcactaatcaCACTGCCTACGCTAATTCATTTCAACAGTACGAACAGAATGCCATATGCGGCTCCGTCTACAGCTTTCTCTAAATCTAATTGCAGCATTTATATGTTTCTGAAATACGCATCACAACTTTCCAGTACCCTTCTGACGGCATATATAATTCTGAATATGGTCCTTCCTTTAATGCCGCACGTTTGACGGGGGCCAGCTACAGTTCTAACTACTGACTGAAGTGTTCCTGTTATTACTTTTATATAAATATCTTCTGACCTACATTTGTCAAAGTTATGGGACGAGAAGACTCTACTTTTTGCAATTTGTAAGGTTCATTGGTTTTGGGATTACTACTACGTGACTTGTTTTGAATGATGGAGGCTTTTGTTTGTTATCATAGGCTTCTGCTATAACATGGCGAAGTAGTTGTGCTACTTGATGCTTAACGACATTATAGAATGCTGATCCAAGGCCATCTGGCCCAGGCGTCCCGTGTTCGCTGAAATCATTAACTGATTGATTAATTTCCTGTACAGTGACTGCTGTTTCAAGCCCTATTTCATTATCCTCATCGAGCCTTGGTACTAGTTTAACATAATCGCTTACGAATTCATGCTTTCATCTTTGGCACCTTCGATGCCAAGGAAACTACAGCATCGCTCTACAAATGATTTTCAGTGACGCTTTCATCCGCCGAGACTTTGTTGTGATATTAAATTTTCCTTATTTCGTACTTCGCTGCATATCTTCCCCAAACGCCCTCTTATTTTGTCTTTCGCCTAAACCTCTCTGAACGCGCTTAAATGACAGCATCGAGACGTCTTTCTTCCATGCGTTCCATCTGTCTTTTGACATCCTTGAATTCACTTTTGAACAACTCGGTGTTGTAGTATCTGCATTCAAAAGGAAATGAAGTGTACACTGTAGTTAGTTCTTGCTCCCTTTGTTTTTTGTCCATCTTTCTTATGATGACCGAGAAAATATAATGACTTAGATCGCCTATATATGCCCTAGAAAATATAATAATGCTCGAAAGACTATCATACAATGATGGCCTAAAAAGGATCTATAAAAGACGATGCGTACACCATGCACCATAGAAGAACTACAAGAAAGTTATGCGCTTAATAAAGTGGCAACAACAGGTGACTTATTAAGAGGTGGTAGCAGTTCGGTTGAGACTCTGTGAGGCCATACATTTCCTTCAAGTGACCGATAATTTGAGCATACTGAACTCCTTCGGTGATCCTGACGGGATGGAAGAGGCCATGACATCAAAGCAGGGCATATTGCAATTTCCACGAgtacagaagaaaatatttttaaaattaaattaaatcccggggtttcacgtgccataGCCAGTGCAGATTATGAGGCACCTCGAGGCTCAAGAGTTCAGTGCGATAGCCACTGGGTTGAACTAAAAGAAGTGCCAAGGATGTGGTTCGAGCCCGCGTCCGGAAGACCGGACTTCAACCTGGACACCGTGCCTTGCACCGTTCAAtcttttttctttagctttaAACACTATATTTCAAATGTAAAAAAAACCACACGCTTCTCTTTTTTCCACACAACATGTGCACTGAATAATTATATTGGAACACCTTGGACAACCTTGCCGTACGGACTTTTTCTTTAGTGCTTTTCTTTGGCCCTTTGCACAAACGTTACCAAGCACGTCATTTACAGCAGAATCATTGTCCGCGTCAACACCACCTCATGTAGGGCCGATGTGCTAGCACTGAGAATGTTCCATGCTCAAGAGGTCTACACGAGGCAACCAGCCTAGCACACTTTCAACATGCCTATGTTCTTGAACGAAACGTATGGCTCCCTTTTCAAGGTATTTAAAGCACAAGGGTGCCTGACGGGCATCCCTATCCGTGTGCCGAACGACCACCCAACACCTTCATATGCTATGGAGTATAATAAACTTTATTGAGCCGAATATTGTCCTGTCTTCGCCCCTAAAATGAAATACCGAATCCCTTGAAATTCTGTTCTAATGGCGCGCGGCACGAAACTCAACTTCTCGGAAATTAAGGAGCACGTTTCTATTGTTTCTTTCATTTTACGTATCATGCGTTTTTTTCCCTTGTCGCACACAGGACCTTTCCATCCCGCCATAGTTTGACAGTGAGAGTTTCTGTGTGCAGGCGGAGAAAGCACGCTCTGATTTTCGTAGGGCCCATAATCTCCTTCACCTTTTCTATAACCCATTTTTGCTCGTCCTACTGAGTAATCGGATATCtacagtggtaaagcaaacaaaGGATCACACATTTCTTTGCATAGTTCTTGCGAGCCAAAACACACAAATAGTTCAACGAACAAAGCGCTAGATCAGAAAATGGCATGCTACTCTCAGAAAGTTGCTTATTTTTCCAGACAAGCTATCGGCTGATACGAGGGTGTTTGGCACTGGTTTGTTCAGACGAAGCTGGAACCATGTATTAAGCAAAAGGTTGCTTTACATCTTTGAGGAACAAAAATTGATTTACACGTTGCCAAAGACAGGTGTGTCACCCGTCCTCTCCTACGTGTATATCCCCACACGAAGGCCGTGAAAGCACGGTTAAATTATTGTATGTGAACTCTTGAACAGTGGAGAAACTATAGAACATATCAAATTTTGCCGACTACAAAGTGTTGCTCTGGAAAATATCAACCGGCCATTTTCATCCATTCCGTTTGCGTCTCTTATCTCATATTTGGGTCCCCCCAACTCGCCAGCTTGGTTCACTGTTTGCATACTACTGTGCAGGTGCTCCTGAATTAGTTGTTTGTAGAAGTGGCACACGGTTACTAGCAGAAAACCGGTGTTCTTGAAATAGCGAAAACGTTCTTTATGCGACGACAACTTAGCTACCTGCCGCAACTCATTATTCAACAAATGTTACCATGCTGTACCACTAGGATGAAAATAGCAGTATCACTATTGACAACCGTAGCTATTTACAATTCCCGCAACTGAGGCGAGTATGTCGTACCGGCAGTGTCATTTTCTTGCGTTGTCAAACTGGACTGTACCGATCAAAACGAACGTCGATGAATTTGTGCGCTCAAGTGTAACGTTAGCTTCGCTTCATAAGTGCGTACTGTTAGAATGCGTCAGAGTGCGTCATAAGGGTAGCTGTGGatttaaaacaacaacaacgaagtaCTATAAAATGATGCCCACGTATTAGGGCGGATGTTTGTGTCACCTACCTTAATTCATTCAATAGTGGGTAATGCGTATGATTGTTTGAAACTATGAAACCAGTCGCTCGACTAGTCCTATTCATTTACAAAACCAGTAATAAAAGGTGCACTTCATGTGATTTTTTAAAACACGTCAATGGACAACATATTCATGGAACTACACGAACGGCAGTGGTTTATTTTGATTGTTCTACTGTCTTCGCTGAgaaccggtaaaaaaaaaaagcgacaaccCGACATACGTATCCACCCCCTGACGACAGGAAGGACAAGAGCTGTTTTGGTCCTACCTCAGGGAGGACGGGAAAACCAATTACCCTGTCACGGTGACatgggttcatcacatcgacaaACAAATGAAAGCAGGACGAATTTCTCTTTTGCAACTGCTCCAATCACAAGCACTGCTCTTTTCCTCCGTTTCGATCACTCTGCAGCTCTACTTTCGATAACTGTGGCTGGAAGTACGGGGGAACGAGTGTTTCACCAGATGGTGCACTTGCGCGTCGGGTTCATGGGCATGCTCGCCGCACAACCGAAGGCAGCTGAGAACTTCGCGAAGTTCATGAGCGGAATGTTGACTCGTAGCCGACCGGGAATGTCGCCGAACTTGAGTTTCCGCATCCAGGCATCGCGGTTCGGATTGTCGCACAGTCCCACGGCATAGAGAATGAAGAACAGCTGTTCCATGTCCAGCTGCCGATCGTCCACCGTGATCTTGAGCCTGTCGGCCCCGTCTTGGGACATCAGAACCTTCATGTACATGTCGTGCAACGGCCCCATGATGGCGTTGTCTGCGAGGTTCTCCTCCAGTCTTAACCGTGCCTCAAAGTTGTCCCCGATGAGGTCTCGTATCTCGACGTAGTACTGGTCCTGGAAGCAGAGTTCCAGTTGTGAGAACTTGCTCATCTCGTCAGCGTTCCACCAAGTGGCCACTGCGAGGTTGTGGTCCACGGTTGCTCCGCGCCTGTCCACGGCTCCAAACATGCCTCGGAAGATTTCGGCCAGGATTAGAGGGAAGAGAATCGGTTCGATGCTCTTGCTGATGTCGTTGAGGAAGGCAATGTTAGCGTGCGGTATGAAGAGAACGTTACGGCCGAAGAAGTACTCATGTCCTGGTGACAGGGCCGTGTGGTCGTACCTTGCGTCGAGGTCGTCATTCGGAGGCTTTGTCTCCCAGTAAGTGTTCATGGTACTTGCCTGCAGTTCTCGGAAGCTGCCGATCAAGTGGCTTGGGTCGAGCGGTGGAGCATTGAAGTTGTAGTAGCTCGCGATTGTGTTGATGTCGTCTGTGCTACCCAAGAAGACGAAGCGCATGTTCTCGATCTTGTCAACGCCAATGCCAATTGCAGAACGGTCCAGCCACGACGAGGATGACAGAAGGCGATCCGTCATGCTGCTCTTCAATTGTACTTCGAGGCCAGACAGGCTGTAGTCATAGTGCTTGAACAGCAACGTCGAGTTGCTTTTGCTGAACGTCATCCGGCCGAAGAAACGCATGCCGTGCCTGTAGAGCCGTTCCAGTAAGTGCATGCAAGCTTGACGCCGATCTGGGATAGACTCCAGATAGTCGTCGTGGCTCAAACGCAGCAGAGGACTTGCAGCCTTGGCGAGCAGCGGAGACAGATGCACCACGAGACGGTAGCCAACGTAGTTCAGAAGGGTTACTGTGTCTGTCTCGTTGATGATGGCGGAAAGCTTGCTGATGTACTCATGATTCATAAGAGCCACTGGCTTGTCATTTCGGAATGTTTCTATGTCCTGAAATAGGATGGCGAAGTAGTCTTTCCAATCCCACTTTCCTGTGTGATCGAGCTGCCCCACGCGTTTGGTCCGGTCCTGGAACTCAATGAAGTGCGGCGCACCCATAATGCTGTGGAGTCTCTTCTCAAGGTGGACAATGGCCTCCACTTGTTCAGACACGTTTTGCTTTTGGTCGAAGAGTGACAACGCAGTGGCTACCTTTCGAGTGAAGTTCTCTGGCGCTTCGTCGAGGTACGCTAGATTGTACCTCCTCATTGTTAGGCTCGGTGCGTCGATGTGAACAGTGTAGCCTCGATCGTCTTCGAAAGGCCTCCGGAGGAATACTCTGGCAAACGGAAAGACGCCGAGGTCACGGTCCACGTAAGCAGAGACAGTGACGATGTTTGCACCCCGTGGTGCTTTCTTGTAGGGCCAGCTACCAAGGTTGTACTCTGCCAGGAGGCTTCGCAACGTCGTGAAGTTCTTGTCACTCTTTTCTTCAGACTCgcactttggcagcagcgagATGGCTTGGTGCAAGAACACACCCGGGTACTTGTGGTAgtggtcttcgttttcttttaaGTAGTCCCGGAAGAACTTCTCGATGTCGGTCATCATCATGCCTGCGGCTCGTTCCCTGTACGCCCTCGACTGGACATCCAAGTCGAGCGCCGTCCAATGCCGTGAGCAGACATGTGCATAGAAGTCGGTGCACGGGTTGACAGTAGAGTTCAGCCGGCCGCGCAGGTAGCTTTCGGCCCACAGGCACACGTCACCCTTGCAGGTGGATTGGGTGCCGAGGACCTTTCTTTTGTGTTTGACCAGGTAGCTCGCATCCGCTCCAGCCAGGATGTTCTCGTCGCCGCCACTGCTCACCGATCCGTTGCTTCCGCGTCGAAGCAGCTCCATGGAGCGGTTGAAGAGGTCCATGATCGCATCGCCTGCATGTAACTTGTAGGtcgtcacggcgacgccgacggcgaccaTTAGGAGGCCCACGCTGCACACGGCCATATACGGCAGGCGGCTGGGCGAGCGGGCCACCAGGATCTGCGTCCGCGACCGCGTCTGGACAGTCGTGCATCTGGGATCCTGCGGCGACAGCGAGCCCGACAGCTCTTCCGAGCGGGAGGAGTATGGGGCTTCGGTCACCCGGCGGTCGTCCGGCGTGATGTCGGCGCCGTGGGACATCGCTGCGTTCGTCTGACCGACCGCGGCCGGTGTATCTTCTTCTCTGGCGCGTGCTGCCACTCACGCCTACACGGTCATTGTTGCCGATGTAGCTGGCACTGTCATCCAACAGTGACCTTAACCCACTCTTGTATATGCGGTTTCGGTTTTGAGCCCATGTCATGTGAGTGTTGGGCAATATACAGTTACTATGTTCTGTACGTTTGCTGGACAGCGTACTGTCATTGGTACAATTTCCGTGACGCCAACTATCCTGTAAATGTTGGAACACTCCAATAAAGACACCCTGGCCTCTGCAACGCATGCTTGTTTGCCTCTTCACTTTGGTTGACGCTCGGACGCCGCGGCGCTCTTTTTCTCGAATTGACGACCTCGGTCGCTCCAAAAGCGGCCAGTGTTCCTGTGACACAACATCCACCATAAGATATAGACGAGAATAAGAAGGAATAGAAAAAATCGATAGAAAGGAAAGTTATAGCTCACATAGCAAAAATTCGAGGGCGCTTtaccttcgcctttaagagtgaaacgcgatagcgtgcaaagattcctgactgcttctcacgcttcctggcaagtgcagcttatgtaatcgtaatgtttacagggaaacgctggcggcgaactctATGCACAatggcgagctttctggcagaaacgtggcctcttgcgtgggccgcggatgcgcgaaggcgagcgccatctggatggcgtTGCAAAACGAACCGTTTTATGAGTGGCaggaacgctggaaaaggggtttgcgttTGAGTTTTCCCGTAACAGAATGATGTTTTTCACGCATATTCAAAATACAAtttgacgctatcatgtctgcaggttgtgtgtaagtcgtactttgcgatttttctgaagcattttactttgagaagttCAGtcagttcagtaacgcctctgcgctacacggagggcctgcgtggttcggtatgcgtCGTTCGGAACCACTTTTCGCTCGCAAGACGGTCAGCGCCGGCGCCGGACGCCGACACAGGATCTTCTGCGACGCGGGGTCCTTAACGATATTGTGTTAAAACGCAACATCGTTAAATTTCAAACCTCTTTCATGGGCCAATACCGGAGATAGTGCACAGCCGCAAAGATAAAATCACATAATTTTGAggttctgttattgtttcgcccttttaatatttaagtctgagattTAAGATAAGAGGCGTGCGCGGCCGGTGTTTTGTTTTACGACATTTGTTTGTAGGCTTTTCTTTGGCCCGTTTGACAGCCGTTACCAAGCATGTCATTTACAGCAGAGTCATTGTCCATGTCAACACCAGCTCGTGTAGGGCCTGAAGGTTCCAAATGCGGCCAGTGTTCTTGTGACACAACATCCACGATAAGAGATAGACAAGAATTAGGCGGAATAGAAAAAGTGATAGAAAGGACTATGCCGAGGTCACGGTCCACGTAAGCAGAGATGGTGACGATGTTTACGCACCGCGGTGCTTTCTTGTAGATCCAGCTACCGAGGTTCGAAGTGATTGCGCATGCTTTGGAATCTTTCTACGTTCTGAAAAAGGATAGCGAAGTAGTCTGTGCTACTTTTCACGCATATGCGTTCGGTTGGCTGGCCAGCCCAGCAAACACAAGTAGGAATTTCCGAGCGCCAGCGCATTCGGCCAGATACGAGCATGCAAACCTCGTTCGGCTCCCAAAGAAAGCTGTTTGCCTTAATActctgtgtaaaaaaaaattaaaaaggtatgcagatccaacgcatgtGCTGGGATCTATGCAAAGTGAAGCTTAAGTAAAGAGGTCAATGAAATGCTTAGCAGCTAAGAACGATGCGTACAATTCGGGGAttacaggtgtatgcacagaaaagtacAACACTTATCAAGCAACGTTGAGATATTCTGTACCTATTTTTGTCTCAGTGggacatacccattctggaggatcggCCTAGAACGGGCACACGTACCACCAGTGGCACACACTGAATGGCAAAATCAAAGAAGTAATAAAAAACGCGTTAAACATAATACATCATTCCATTACCAGATCAGTGTCCTTTAGAGATGCCTGTGAGCCGAGATTATATCAAAAGAAGAGAGATTATTACGTAGGTTTTACGTAGGAAGTTGTCTTTTTTTGTTACCCACAAAAAGAGGTGGACATACGTTGTCAGCGTACAAGGCTTTTATGAGCCAATTACTGTGCACTGTCTTATAAAATTTGTGTGCACTTATTCACAAATATATTTGCCAGAGAACCGCAGTCACAGTCACGAAAGTCTGGGTTGTTCTGCAAGAATAGCTTCGCCGTAAAAGTAGTGAATGAGTGATACTCAAGCAGAGTCACAGATGGCTATAATCCGTGCGGGTCCAGTGCGGACGAACCGGAAGCGCGGGCGAACCGGAAACGCGGACGAAGTGTCGCGCCGAGCAACAGAAACCTCGTAGGAGGAGCCACGCGTTCGATAGGCAACTAGAACAACCACGTGTAGATGAGTTGCGAAGCGCGAGCAATTTCTGCCGAAGTGCCGGAGCGAATAGCAGCGAAATCAATTGGGAGGAAGTAGCTGTGCTGGGCTCTTAGTGAAGCGTTAGCGTTAGCATTTGCGTTAGTGGAAGTGTTTGCGAAGTTAGTGAAGATGCGCGGAAAGAGTGTCAACGAATAGCGATGGTGTAACAGGGGACGTCGCGAAGTAGAATTGGCCGAGAAGTGCGAAGCAGGGGTGCGGATAGCGCTTGTCTGTGTGCTCCAGTGAACTTGCGTACTTCAGTGTCAACTCTGTTGACACCAGAGTTGGCGGAGTGGAGCCTCCCTCCATTCCATTCCCGCTACACTCTTGGAGAGGTGTTTCCTCGTAATTCCACTCCACCTAACTCCTCGGAATGTGGTCACAGTTGAATCATTCCGACCGCTGGAGTGGCTGAGCTGGTTCATTACATTCGCCCTCAATTCCATTAAATTAAAAGCTTTCTTCATAATT
The nucleotide sequence above comes from Dermacentor andersoni chromosome 10, qqDerAnde1_hic_scaffold, whole genome shotgun sequence. Encoded proteins:
- the LOC126543455 gene encoding neprilysin-1-like — translated: MSHGADITPDDRRVTEAPYSSRSEELSGSLSPQDPRCTTVQTRSRTQILVARSPSRLPYMAVCSVGLLMVAVGVAVTTYKLHAGDAIMDLFNRSMELLRRGSNGSVSSGGDENILAGADASYLVKHKRKVLGTQSTCKGDVCLWAESYLRGRLNSTVNPCTDFYAHVCSRHWTALDLDVQSRAYRERAAGMMMTDIEKFFRDYLKENEDHYHKYPGVFLHQAISLLPKCESEEKSDKNFTTLRSLLAEYNLGSWPYKKAPRGANIVTVSAYVDRDLGVFPFARVFLRRPFEDDRGYTVHIDAPSLTMRRYNLAYLDEAPENFTRKVATALSLFDQKQNVSEQVEAIVHLEKRLHSIMGAPHFIEFQDRTKRVGQLDHTGKWDWKDYFAILFQDIETFRNDKPVALMNHEYISKLSAIINETDTVTLLNYVGYRLVVHLSPLLAKAASPLLRLSHDDYLESIPDRRQACMHLLERLYRHGMRFFGRMTFSKSNSTLLFKHYDYSLSGLEVQLKSSMTDRLLSSSSWLDRSAIGIGVDKIENMRFVFLGSTDDINTIASYYNFNAPPLDPSHLIGSFRELQASTMNTYWETKPPNDDLDARYDHTALSPGHEYFFGRNVLFIPHANIAFLNDISKSIEPILFPLILAEIFRGMFGAVDRRGATVDHNLAVATWWNADEMSKFSQLELCFQDQYYVEIRDLIGDNFEARLRLEENLADNAIMGPLHDMYMKVLMSQDGADRLKITVDDRQLDMEQLFFILYAVGLCDNPNRDAWMRKLKFGDIPGRLRVNIPLMNFAKFSAAFGCAASMPMNPTRKCTIW